In Gigantopelta aegis isolate Gae_Host chromosome 6, Gae_host_genome, whole genome shotgun sequence, the following are encoded in one genomic region:
- the LOC121374078 gene encoding BTB/POZ domain-containing protein 17-like isoform X2, which yields MYLLFCQTEFKIKMETDPASPAPMQDQDHILRDESDFIDNVSQFFNQEEISDVKLKVGSTTFFAHKFVLAKSSEVFRTMLYNKEWTQAGMTEVQLNESTECELYFDRFLKFLYTAKVNISVDAAVGILCLADKYSVGSLKHLCTQYMVEHTQSPKVKNALNWYSWAKALNLEGLIESCSKTIAWNAQSLLHLTEWVSMDIDFVSDILSNSDLVVTSEWMIYECLKEWLLDENHVASFTDNAKRLLPMIRFPQMLVSQLYRIESDPFAQREEIKDQILDLVGQAYRFRSLCPSQVELDVSFLEPFYIPRNYTDLTVDTVRMQNTLRFGIQVDVRTYVGPVPSESKDGEWKITYRKTNECWTLQIYCHESAMVNGEARIQASLIIYDDEDKVVQVESSPIFYCSRGNHLSMNVNLPTNEESKLMGVLIKPMPK from the coding sequence aaaATGGAAACAGATCCAGCTTCCCCTGCACCCATGCAGGACCAAGACCACATTCTACGCGACGAGTCGGACTTCATTGACAATGTTTCGCAGTTTTTCAACCAGGAGGAGATAAGTGATGTCAAACTCAAGGTGGGCAGTACCACCTTCTTTGCCCACAAGTTTGTTCTGGCCAAATCGAGCGAAGTATTTCGTACCATGCTATACAATAAGGAGTGGACCCAGGCTGGGATGACTGAAGTCCAGCTCAATGAGAGCACAGAGTGTGAGTTGTATTTCGACCGGTTCTTGAAATTCCTGTACACTGCCAAAGTGAACATCAGTGTGGACGCTGCAGTTGGTATCCTGTGTCTGGCGGACAAGTATAGCGTGGGATCTCTGAAGCATCTCTGCACCCAGTATATGGTGGAGCACACGCAGTCGCCCAAAGTGAAGAACGCTCTCAACTGGTACTCCTGGGCGAAAGCTTTGAATCTGGAGGGTCTCATTGAGTCGTGTTCCAAGACAATCGCCTGGAATGCACAGTCTCTCCTGCACCTCACTGAATGGGTCAGTATGGACATTGACTTCGTAAGTGACATTCTCAGCAACTCCGACCTGGTCGTCACCAGTGAGTGGATGATTTATGAATGCTTAAAGGAATGGCTGCTGGACGAAAACCACGTGGCCAGTTTCACTGACAATGCAAAACGCCTGCTTCCCATGATTCGCTTTCCGCAGATGCTTGTCTCACAGCTGTACCGAATTGAATCGGACCCTTTCGCGCAGCGGGAAGAAATCAAGGATCAGATACTGGACCTCGTCGGACAAGCGTACAGGTTCCGATCACTATGTCCATCACAGGTGGAGCTGGATGTTTCCTTCCTCGAGCCCTTCTACATTCCTCGCAATTACACTGACCTCACGGTCGACACAGTGCGCATGCAGAACACGCTGAGATTCGGGATTCAGGTGGATGTCCGGACGTATGTGGGTCCTGTTCCTTCAGAGTCTAAGGATGGAGAGTGGAAAATCACGTACCGAAAGACAAATGAGTGCTGGACGCTTCAGATTTACTGTCACGAGTCTGCGATGGTGAACGGTGAGGCTCGGATTCAGGCCAGTCTGATAATCTACGACGACGAGGACAAGGTGGTTCAGGTGGAATCCTCGCCAATCTTCTACTGCTCCCGTGGGAACCACCTGAGCATGAATGTCAACCTCCCAACCAACGAGGAGTCCAAACTGATGGGTGTGCTAATCAAACCAATGCCAAAATAA
- the LOC121374078 gene encoding BTB/POZ domain-containing protein 17-like isoform X1 — MAAQPERPIEEPAALADYQREERTVADRSADSGDTPTNAATAPSSGAVGRHGVGVFSRIAARTESKKASAAMQKMETDPASPAPMQDQDHILRDESDFIDNVSQFFNQEEISDVKLKVGSTTFFAHKFVLAKSSEVFRTMLYNKEWTQAGMTEVQLNESTECELYFDRFLKFLYTAKVNISVDAAVGILCLADKYSVGSLKHLCTQYMVEHTQSPKVKNALNWYSWAKALNLEGLIESCSKTIAWNAQSLLHLTEWVSMDIDFVSDILSNSDLVVTSEWMIYECLKEWLLDENHVASFTDNAKRLLPMIRFPQMLVSQLYRIESDPFAQREEIKDQILDLVGQAYRFRSLCPSQVELDVSFLEPFYIPRNYTDLTVDTVRMQNTLRFGIQVDVRTYVGPVPSESKDGEWKITYRKTNECWTLQIYCHESAMVNGEARIQASLIIYDDEDKVVQVESSPIFYCSRGNHLSMNVNLPTNEESKLMGVLIKPMPK; from the exons ATGGCGGCCCAGCCCGAAAGACCAATAGAAGAGCCTGCTGCTTTGGCCGATTACCAGAGGGAAGAGCGAACAGTGGCTGATCGCTCAGCTGACAGTGGTGATACACCAACAAATGCAGCAACTGCACCGTCGTCCGGTGCTGTGGGTCGGCATGGTGTAGGGGTTTTCAGTCGCATTGCGGCCAGAACAGAATCAAAGAAGGCTTCGGCTGCTATGCAG aaaATGGAAACAGATCCAGCTTCCCCTGCACCCATGCAGGACCAAGACCACATTCTACGCGACGAGTCGGACTTCATTGACAATGTTTCGCAGTTTTTCAACCAGGAGGAGATAAGTGATGTCAAACTCAAGGTGGGCAGTACCACCTTCTTTGCCCACAAGTTTGTTCTGGCCAAATCGAGCGAAGTATTTCGTACCATGCTATACAATAAGGAGTGGACCCAGGCTGGGATGACTGAAGTCCAGCTCAATGAGAGCACAGAGTGTGAGTTGTATTTCGACCGGTTCTTGAAATTCCTGTACACTGCCAAAGTGAACATCAGTGTGGACGCTGCAGTTGGTATCCTGTGTCTGGCGGACAAGTATAGCGTGGGATCTCTGAAGCATCTCTGCACCCAGTATATGGTGGAGCACACGCAGTCGCCCAAAGTGAAGAACGCTCTCAACTGGTACTCCTGGGCGAAAGCTTTGAATCTGGAGGGTCTCATTGAGTCGTGTTCCAAGACAATCGCCTGGAATGCACAGTCTCTCCTGCACCTCACTGAATGGGTCAGTATGGACATTGACTTCGTAAGTGACATTCTCAGCAACTCCGACCTGGTCGTCACCAGTGAGTGGATGATTTATGAATGCTTAAAGGAATGGCTGCTGGACGAAAACCACGTGGCCAGTTTCACTGACAATGCAAAACGCCTGCTTCCCATGATTCGCTTTCCGCAGATGCTTGTCTCACAGCTGTACCGAATTGAATCGGACCCTTTCGCGCAGCGGGAAGAAATCAAGGATCAGATACTGGACCTCGTCGGACAAGCGTACAGGTTCCGATCACTATGTCCATCACAGGTGGAGCTGGATGTTTCCTTCCTCGAGCCCTTCTACATTCCTCGCAATTACACTGACCTCACGGTCGACACAGTGCGCATGCAGAACACGCTGAGATTCGGGATTCAGGTGGATGTCCGGACGTATGTGGGTCCTGTTCCTTCAGAGTCTAAGGATGGAGAGTGGAAAATCACGTACCGAAAGACAAATGAGTGCTGGACGCTTCAGATTTACTGTCACGAGTCTGCGATGGTGAACGGTGAGGCTCGGATTCAGGCCAGTCTGATAATCTACGACGACGAGGACAAGGTGGTTCAGGTGGAATCCTCGCCAATCTTCTACTGCTCCCGTGGGAACCACCTGAGCATGAATGTCAACCTCCCAACCAACGAGGAGTCCAAACTGATGGGTGTGCTAATCAAACCAATGCCAAAATAA
- the LOC121374078 gene encoding BTB/POZ domain-containing protein 17-like isoform X3, which translates to METDPASPAPMQDQDHILRDESDFIDNVSQFFNQEEISDVKLKVGSTTFFAHKFVLAKSSEVFRTMLYNKEWTQAGMTEVQLNESTECELYFDRFLKFLYTAKVNISVDAAVGILCLADKYSVGSLKHLCTQYMVEHTQSPKVKNALNWYSWAKALNLEGLIESCSKTIAWNAQSLLHLTEWVSMDIDFVSDILSNSDLVVTSEWMIYECLKEWLLDENHVASFTDNAKRLLPMIRFPQMLVSQLYRIESDPFAQREEIKDQILDLVGQAYRFRSLCPSQVELDVSFLEPFYIPRNYTDLTVDTVRMQNTLRFGIQVDVRTYVGPVPSESKDGEWKITYRKTNECWTLQIYCHESAMVNGEARIQASLIIYDDEDKVVQVESSPIFYCSRGNHLSMNVNLPTNEESKLMGVLIKPMPK; encoded by the coding sequence ATGGAAACAGATCCAGCTTCCCCTGCACCCATGCAGGACCAAGACCACATTCTACGCGACGAGTCGGACTTCATTGACAATGTTTCGCAGTTTTTCAACCAGGAGGAGATAAGTGATGTCAAACTCAAGGTGGGCAGTACCACCTTCTTTGCCCACAAGTTTGTTCTGGCCAAATCGAGCGAAGTATTTCGTACCATGCTATACAATAAGGAGTGGACCCAGGCTGGGATGACTGAAGTCCAGCTCAATGAGAGCACAGAGTGTGAGTTGTATTTCGACCGGTTCTTGAAATTCCTGTACACTGCCAAAGTGAACATCAGTGTGGACGCTGCAGTTGGTATCCTGTGTCTGGCGGACAAGTATAGCGTGGGATCTCTGAAGCATCTCTGCACCCAGTATATGGTGGAGCACACGCAGTCGCCCAAAGTGAAGAACGCTCTCAACTGGTACTCCTGGGCGAAAGCTTTGAATCTGGAGGGTCTCATTGAGTCGTGTTCCAAGACAATCGCCTGGAATGCACAGTCTCTCCTGCACCTCACTGAATGGGTCAGTATGGACATTGACTTCGTAAGTGACATTCTCAGCAACTCCGACCTGGTCGTCACCAGTGAGTGGATGATTTATGAATGCTTAAAGGAATGGCTGCTGGACGAAAACCACGTGGCCAGTTTCACTGACAATGCAAAACGCCTGCTTCCCATGATTCGCTTTCCGCAGATGCTTGTCTCACAGCTGTACCGAATTGAATCGGACCCTTTCGCGCAGCGGGAAGAAATCAAGGATCAGATACTGGACCTCGTCGGACAAGCGTACAGGTTCCGATCACTATGTCCATCACAGGTGGAGCTGGATGTTTCCTTCCTCGAGCCCTTCTACATTCCTCGCAATTACACTGACCTCACGGTCGACACAGTGCGCATGCAGAACACGCTGAGATTCGGGATTCAGGTGGATGTCCGGACGTATGTGGGTCCTGTTCCTTCAGAGTCTAAGGATGGAGAGTGGAAAATCACGTACCGAAAGACAAATGAGTGCTGGACGCTTCAGATTTACTGTCACGAGTCTGCGATGGTGAACGGTGAGGCTCGGATTCAGGCCAGTCTGATAATCTACGACGACGAGGACAAGGTGGTTCAGGTGGAATCCTCGCCAATCTTCTACTGCTCCCGTGGGAACCACCTGAGCATGAATGTCAACCTCCCAACCAACGAGGAGTCCAAACTGATGGGTGTGCTAATCAAACCAATGCCAAAATAA